Within the Arachis duranensis cultivar V14167 chromosome 10, aradu.V14167.gnm2.J7QH, whole genome shotgun sequence genome, the region CAATTGATTAGCAGCTCATACACCTTTCCTCGGACTTGAAACAACCTATAAGGCATATATGTGTGAGAGACTTAGCGTTGTGATAAGAGATGTAATGCATGACACATAAGGTACTTAGGTGAAGAAATTCAGATTAAATTGAGCACACTATTGAATATGAAACCAGTAGACCTGATTGTGATTTCAATGCTCTAGCAAAATATTTATGAGGAAAATCTAGAGGGTAAACTCTGTATAAAGCAAACCTTTTTGGGCTCTGTTCCTTCATTATATCAGATGAAATTTCAGAAATATATTCCTCCCAGTCCATTGGGGGaattgtttgtttgttagtGAAAGGATACCTAGAAGAAAcacagaaacaagcaacaaaatGAAATAGAATTAATGTCGGCAGTTGCCATTAAGTTGTGCCTTAGAATTGAGATGATGAATTAAGGCGATGCATCCACTAAGGTGAGAAATCCATGGGGCTTACTGTTGTACACGGCAAGTCTCAAAAGACAGTATGGCCCTCCTTAAATTTCGATTTGATTTCTCTGCTATGCGACTAGCAAAACCAGGGGGAAGTTGCAGCCCTTCTTTCTTACCAATGAATTCCAAAACTTCAACAATCTGCCGCAGAGATTCCCAAAGATTAAGTACAGATAAATAATCAAATCAGAAAACTAGAGAAGATATAatcaatataataatagtacTCCTTTGACATTATCTTATCATACAGTGGATACTGGTCAGTTGcatattatattatatcatattGTAAGAAACTCAAAATCTAAACAAGAGTGAGAGCAGCTTCAGATATATTGAAACAAACAGCCAAAATATACCATTATCCAGGCAGttcttagttttctttctttcttcaacAAATAGTATTAGTTTTTCTCCATTGAAATACTGAATAGCAGTGGTTAACATGCATATCTAAAATTCTCAGTAGAGAACAAGCCAGCAAAGCTTCACAAAGTAATGATAGAGATAGTTGTAAATCAAACATTGCACTTATCAGATCAACAAACTCATTCTATACTCAATTATACTTCCTTTTCCAACTTTCTTAATCAGCAGAATATCGTACCTACTTCAATAGGAAATTAGGGAACAAAAGCTACTAATTAGTACATCCCCACCAGAGAAAGGCAAAAAGCCTCGAtgctgaaaaatatttttcttacagAAACTGGAAAGCAAAAGATAGTTTCCTTTCTTCCCCTAGCTACTGTAGCATATACTAAGTGCTGACCTTATCTTCACTTGGTGCATTTATTCGCACATTCAGACAACGAGAGCGGATAGCTTCTGTGACTCTTGAAGAACTATTGCAACATAGAATCAATCTGCAATAAGCACTGTACTTTTCCATGGTTCGGCGGAGAGAATGTTGTGCTTCTCTAGAGAGTTTGTCCACATCATTGAGCACCAGTACTGATATGGGACAAAAATATCAGAATGCAATCGtcaacaaaaaataagaaaggcATAGCGAAAGCTTTTAgtccatatatattaattataaaacccCAGGGGGAAGAGGGTTCCCATTTAACATTGCCAAAAATAAAGGGACAACAAGAATACTTTCAATTAGAAAATGCCAGATCAAACAGCAATATAACAGTCCaagataaaatatttcaaaagatGAATAAATAGAGGAACCACGATGACAAAATTGTGCAAAAAATCCAACCAAACTTAGTTGACTATGCGAAGGTGCCTACTTCCTATTTGATTGAAACCATActcatgtaaaaaattaaaaacaaagaatcCAAGTTACCTTTAAATCCTTTCTTCCCTTTGGTTTCAATGGGTCTATTCTTAGCCATTTCTTTGATTATTTCTTGAACAATGTATCTATCCTGAAAACCTGCATCACTTGGACTCATTTCAATGTGGTTGACACTTGATAGCGTTGTCAGCTCAAGATCAATCGATCTACTACCAGCCTGAAACCAATTCTCAAGTACTTTAAAACAgaaacaaataatttataaaatgtcAAATTGTCAATGATTCAGATTGCTATATGTGTAATCCATTGGAATATAATTCAAACATAATCTGTTATGCATCATAATCCACATGTGGGGGAAAATAACCCAAAATTGAACAAGTGTGATCCCCTGTGGGAAGCACACACAACAGTGAGTAACTTTTATAAGAATGGGATATCTTTTTAAGTTAAAAGGatcaccaaaaatattttgaggaACATTTCATTCATTATTTTCCAAGTCAAGTCATATAGTTTACATATTATTgcctcaaattttttttcttcgaataattataatcttttaaaatcacATATTAGTGACATGTTGATATCAGCATCTTCAGGACTTGAAAGTTTATCAGAGAAAATCCCCCCAACCATAATACTAAGGAAGTATTTCTAATAAGCTGCAAAATAAGGAAGAAGGACTTGGTAAATAGAAGGAAGCTTACATCCACTTTCCAGGTCCTGTTTTCCACCTTCACCTACAatgtatatgaaaaaaaagaaaaaaaattagaacaaatCATATTGCTGGTGCCAAGATAATAAACCAAAACTGAACTACATTACTCAATAGTCACTACTCATGTTATACAAATTTTCCTTTTATGGTTTTTCAGAATGCCAATCACTCAACACAAATAA harbors:
- the LOC107471772 gene encoding replication factor C subunit 3, with protein sequence MLWVDKYRPKTLDQVMVHGDIAQNLKKLVTEQDCPHLLFYGSPGSGKKTLIMALLRQMFGPGAEKVKVENRTWKVDAGSRSIDLELTTLSSVNHIEMSPSDAGFQDRYIVQEIIKEMAKNRPIETKGKKGFKVLVLNDVDKLSREAQHSLRRTMEKYSAYCRLILCCNSSSRVTEAIRSRCLNVRINAPSEDKIVEVLEFIGKKEGLQLPPGFASRIAEKSNRNLRRAILSFETCRVQQYPFTNKQTIPPMDWEEYISEISSDIMKEQSPKRLFQVRGKVYELLINCIPPEIILKRLLYELLRKLDYELKHEVCHWAAYYEHRMRLGQKAIFHIEAFVAKFMSIYKSFLISTFG